A stretch of the Lolium perenne isolate Kyuss_39 chromosome 3, Kyuss_2.0, whole genome shotgun sequence genome encodes the following:
- the LOC127340550 gene encoding F-box/FBD/LRR-repeat protein At2g26030-like, whose product MVARGVDRLSELPDDLLRRVLHYAPLREAASTTALSRRWRAPLWRCSGALNLETGKLRTCYDNPRFFTQRDCFVAAAEAALDAADVPVRRLTLRLDSDLHQRMGDIDNWYRDRAHDKVVSRYTGLVDVALSHGAARRGVEELRIVANPKSDYLYTRDHTGLFTVTLDSLQLETIRVLDLTHCKGLLGTHLALPRLSSLRLSHCSQHLRSLQQAIDAAPALAAIRLETVLIDATDKEAKHGTTRHLRCPAATLLVLDSCKWEEESQSCNRFVYNYETTVPVQAVEIHAPRLRRFRYKGQLRSFSFSAQPPELEQVDLDFSGRGNNGNSKDPERDLATFWRFARSFTSTKELRLRVNHLEDIAVLSEARRAELLPAFRRLEHLEVQGVDSTKGKAAAMAILNMLRCCPMLAALRINLTAEKKADSSNKKGVPDTRTPQKEIQIAALAQCHLFQCLQSSLVRVALQFQLEKSNCLGVKLIKFFAENSIVLEEMYIDGGDENLCKHMNPKTEKWNSKRRKSGATSFVVLPLER is encoded by the coding sequence ATGGTCGCCCGTGGCGTCGACCGCCTGTCCGAGCTCCCTGACGACCTCCTCCGTCGCGTCCTCCACTACGCCCCGCTCAGGGAGGCCGCCTCCACGACGGCGCTCTCGCGGCGATGGCGCGCGCCGCTCTGGCGCTGCTCGGGCGCCCTAAACCTCGAGACGGGCAAGCTCCGCACCTGCTACGACAACCCGCGCTTCTTCACCCAGCGCGACTGCTTCGTCGCCGCGGCCGAGGCGGCGCTCGACGCCGCCGACGTCCCCGTCAGGAGGCTCACCCTGCGGCTCGACTCCGATCTCCACCAACGGATGGGCGATATCGATAACTGGTACCGCGACAGAGCGCACGACAAGGTCGTGTCGCGCTACACGGGCCTGGTCGACGTCGCGCTCTCCCACGGTGCGGCGCGCCGCGGCGTCGAGGAGCTCCGGATCGTCGCCAATCCTAAGAGCGACTACCTCTACACTCGGGATCACACGGGCCTCTTCACTGTCACCCTCGACTCCCTGCAGCTGGAGACCATCCGGgtcttggacctcacccactgcaAGGGACTACTGGGCACCCACCTCGCTCTACCACGGCTCTCCTCTCTACGCCTGAGCCATTGCTCCCAGCACCTACGTTCCCTCCAACAAGCCATCGACGCCGCGCCAGCGCTCGCTGCCATCCGCCTCGAGACCGTCCTCATCGACGCAACGGACAAAGAAGCCAAGCATGGCACAACCCGCCACCTCCGATGCCCCGCCGCCACCCTGCTCGTGCTGGACAGTTGCAAGTGGGAGGAGGAGAGCCAGAGCTGCAACCGCTTTGTCTACAACTACGAAACTACCGTCCCCGTCCAAGCTGTTGAGATCCACGCGCCGAGGCTGCGCCGCTTCAGGTACAAGGGGCAACTCCGCTCGTTCTCATTCAGTGCACAGCCGCCAGAGTTGGAACAAGTGGATCTGGATTTTTCCGGGCGTGGCAACAATGGGAACAGCAAGGATCCAGAACGTGATTTAGCAACCTTCTGGCGATTTGCTCGGAGCTTCACTAGCACCAAGGAGTTGAGGTTGAGGGTGAACCACCTCGAGGATATTGCCGTCCTCAGCGAGGCAAGGCGGGCTGAGCTCCTGCCGGCATTCCGCCGCCTCGAGCATCTCGAGGTTCAAGGAGTGGATTCAACGAAAGGCAAGGCTGCAGCAATGGCAATCTTGAACATGCTCCGATGTTGTCCCATGCTCGCTGCCCTCAGGATCAACCTGACCGCGGAGAAAAAAGCAGACTCCTCAAATAAAAAAGGGGTACCCGACACAAGAACTCCTCAAAAGGAAATTCAGATCGCTGCCTTGGCTCAGTGCCACTTGTTCCAATGCTTGCAGAGCTCTCTCGTGAGAGTGGCCTTGCAATTTCAGCTAGAGAAATCGAACTGTCTTGGTGTCAAGCTGATAAAGTTCTTCGCTGAGAATTCAATAGTTCTTGAAGAAATGTATATTGATGGTGGAGATGAAAATTTGTGCAAGCACATGAATCCAAAGACTGAAAAGTGGAACTCAAAAAGGAGAAAATCAGGGGCAACAAGTTTTGTGGTCCTACCTCTTGAGAGGTGA